The following proteins are encoded in a genomic region of Burkholderia gladioli:
- a CDS encoding winged helix-turn-helix domain-containing protein — MLSRMSKPDLPSTEPAPEAAESSSLPPGPPQVNFRMRIRRGDTVALGPGKVTLLEAVREHGSISAAARHLGMSYRRAWLLIDELNRSLRAPATHSEQGGASGGGCTLTPVGEKIIALYREIEEEAKRHCDSQIAELTGLMQS; from the coding sequence ATGCTTTCGCGCATGAGCAAACCCGATCTCCCTTCGACCGAGCCCGCGCCCGAGGCAGCCGAGTCGTCCTCCTTGCCGCCGGGGCCCCCGCAAGTCAATTTCCGGATGCGGATCCGGCGCGGCGACACGGTCGCGCTCGGCCCCGGCAAGGTCACCCTGCTCGAGGCGGTGCGCGAGCACGGCTCGATTTCGGCGGCCGCGCGCCATCTCGGCATGTCCTATCGCCGCGCCTGGCTGCTGATCGACGAACTGAACCGCTCGCTGCGCGCGCCGGCCACGCATTCCGAGCAGGGCGGCGCGAGCGGCGGCGGCTGCACGCTGACCCCGGTTGGCGAGAAGATCATCGCGCTCTATCGCGAGATCGAGGAAGAGGCGAAGCGGCATTGCGACAGCCAGATCGCCGAGCTGACGGGCTTGAT
- a CDS encoding molybdopterin-dependent oxidoreductase, with protein sequence MSTEAPPLLAGHPGPGILRIEGDVLRPMSLSLAELAALPATRCEPFALRCFTSGRYIRDVEPYRGVRLTELFTLAGLHDPASGDFKRTVFLAIGHDGYVVTFSWHELFNTAIGEQAIVAYECGGRALGEAGAPLLFSGADISPAPRHVKRLASLVARVIAP encoded by the coding sequence AAGCGCCGCCGCTCCTGGCCGGCCATCCCGGCCCCGGCATCCTGAGGATCGAGGGCGACGTGCTGCGGCCGATGTCGCTGTCGCTGGCCGAGCTCGCCGCCTTGCCGGCCACGCGCTGCGAGCCCTTCGCGCTGCGCTGCTTCACCAGCGGCCGGTACATCCGCGACGTCGAGCCGTATCGCGGCGTGCGTCTGACCGAGCTGTTCACGCTGGCCGGGCTGCACGATCCGGCCAGCGGCGATTTCAAGCGCACCGTGTTCCTGGCGATCGGCCACGACGGCTACGTGGTCACCTTCTCGTGGCACGAGCTGTTCAATACCGCGATCGGCGAGCAGGCGATCGTCGCCTACGAATGCGGCGGCCGCGCCTTGGGCGAGGCGGGCGCGCCGCTGCTGTTCTCCGGCGCCGACATCTCGCCGGCGCCGCGTCACGTGAAGCGGCTCGCGTCGCTGGTGGCGCGCGTGATCGCGCCGTGA